A section of the Halichoerus grypus chromosome 11, mHalGry1.hap1.1, whole genome shotgun sequence genome encodes:
- the SPTBN2 gene encoding spectrin beta chain, non-erythrocytic 2 isoform X3 translates to MSSTLSPTDFDSLEIQGQYSDINNRWDLPDSDWDNDSSSARLFERSRIKALADEREAVQKKTFTKWVNSHLARVTCRVGDLYSDLRDGRNLLRLLEVLSGETLPKPTKGRMRIHCLENVDKALQFLKEQKVHLENMGSHDIVDGNHRLTLGLVWTIILRFQIQDISVETEDNKEKKSAKDALLLWCQMKTAGYPNVNVHNFTTSWRDGLAFNAIVHKHRPDLLDFESLRKCNAHYNLQNAFNLAEKELGLTKLLDPEDVNVDQPDEKSIITYVATYYHYFSKMKALAVEGKRIGKVLDHAMEAERLVEKYESLASELLQWIEQTIVTLNDRQLANSLSGVQNQLQSFNSYRTVEKPPKFTEKGNLEVLLFTIQSKLRANNQKVYTPREGRLISDINKAWERLEKAEHERELALRTELIRQEKLEQLAARFDRKAAMRETWLGENQRLVSQDNFGLELAAVEAAVRKHEAIETDIVAYSGRVQAVDAVAAELAAERYHDIKRIAARQHNVARLWDFLRQMVAARRERLLLNLELQKVFQDLLYLMDWMEEMKGRLQSHDLGKHLAGVEDLLQLHELVEADIAVQAERVRAVSASALRFCDPGKEYKPCDPQLVSERVASLEQSYEALCELAAARRARLEESRRLWRFLWEVGEAEAWVREQQHLLASAETGRDLTGVLRLLNKHTALRGEMSGRRGPLKLTLEQGQQLVAEGHPGASQAAARMAELQAQWERLEALAEERAQRLAQAASLYQFQADANDMEAWLVDALRLVSSPELGHDEFSTQALARQHRALEEEIRSHRPALDALREQAAALPPALSCTPDVQGRVPSLERHYEELQARAGERARALEAALALYTMLSEAGACGLWVEEKEQWLNGLALPERLEDLEVVQQRFETLEPEMNALAARITAVNDIAEQLLKANPPGKDSIVNTQKQLNHRWQQFRTLADGKKAALTSALSIQNYHLECTETQAWMREKTKVIESTQGLGNDLAGVLALQRKLAGTERDLEAIAARVGELTREANALAAGHPAQAPAIHARLGEVQAGWEDLRATMRRREESLGEARRLQDFLRSLDDFQAWLGRTQTSVASEEGPATLPEAEALLAQHAALRGEVERARGEYSRLRALGEEVTRDQADPQCLFLRQRLEALGTGWEELGRMWESRQGRLAQAHGFQGFLRDARQAEGVLSSQEYVLSHTEMPGTLQAADAAIKKLEDFMSTMDANGERIRGLLEAGRQLVSGGNIHAEKIQEKADSIERRHKKNQEAVQQLLGRLRDNRGQQHFLQDCHELKLWIDEKMLTAQDVSYDEARNLHTKWQKHQAFMAELAANKDWLDKVDKEGRELTLEKPELKALVSEKLEDLHRRWDRLESTTQAKARSLFDANRAELFAQSCSALESWLESLQAQLHSDDYGKDLTSVNILLKKQQMLEREMAVREKEVEAIQAQATALAQEDQGAGEVERTSRAVEEKFRALSRPMAERCRRLQASREQHQFHRDVEDEILWVTERLPMASSMEHGKDLPSVQLLMKKNQTLQKEIQGHEPRIADLTERQRALGAAAAGPELAELQEMWKRLSCELELRGKRLEEALRAQQFYRDAAEAEAWMGEQELHMMGQEKAKDELSAQAEVKKHQGLEQALAGYAQTIHQLAASSQDMIDHNHPESTRLSIRQAQVDKLYAGLKELAGERRERLQEHLRLCQLRRELDDLEQWIQEREVVAASHELGQDYEHVTMLRDKFREFSRDTSTIGQERVDGANALANGLIAGGHAARATVAEWKDSLNEAWADLLELLDTRGQVLAAAHELQRFLHGARQALARAQHKQQQLPDGTGRDLNAAEALQRRHCAFEHDIQALSAQVQQVQDDGHRLQKAYAGDKAEEIGRHMQAVAEAWTQLQGSSAARRQLLLDTTDKFRFFKAVRELMLWMDGVNLQMDAQERPRDVSSADLVIKNHQGIKAEIDARADRFSSCIDMGQGLLARSHYAAEEISEKLSQLQARRQETADKWQEKMDWLQLVLEVLVFGRDAGMAEAWLCSQEPLVRSAELGRTVDEVESLIKRHEAFQKSAVAWEERFSALEKLTALEEQEKERKRKREEEERRRQPPAPEPTASQPEGDLVDGQTAPDAAWDRTHPRLPASTQQASVNGVCADAESPQPLLEQQRLEHGSFAEGPGSGTGDEANGPRGEKQARTRGPAPPMMPQSRSSESARVATLPPRGPELCAQEQMEGMLCRKQEMEAFGKKAANRSWQNVYCVLRRGSLGFYKDAKAASTGVPYHGEVPVSLARAQGSVAFDYRKRKHVFKLGLQDGKEYLFQAKDEAEMSSWLRVVSAAIATASSASGEPEEPAVPSAARGMTRAMTMPPVSPAGAEGPVVLRSKDGREREREKRFSFFKKSK, encoded by the exons ATGAGCAGCACCCTGTCACCCACAGACTTCGACAGCTTGGAGATCCAGGGCCAGTACAGTGACATCAACAACCGCTGGGACCTGCCCGACTCAGACTGGGACAATGACAGCAGCTCAGCCCGCCTCTTTGAGAGGTCTCGAATTAAGGCCCTGGCAG ATGAGCGAGAAGCCGTACAGAAGAAAACCTTCACCAAGTGGGTGAACTCGCACCTGGCCCGGGTGACGTGCCGGGTGGGAGACCTTTACAGTGACCTCCGGGATGGACGTAACCTCCTGAGGCTCCTCGAGGTGCTCTCGGGAGAGACACTG CCAAAGCCCACGAAAGGCCGAATGCGGATCCACTGTCTGGAGAATGTGGACAAGGCTCTGCAGTTCCTGAAGGAGCAGAAAGTACACTTGGAAAACATGGGCTCCCATGACATTGTGGACGGAAACCACCGTCTGACCCTTGGGCTGGTCTGGACCATCATCCTTCGGTTCCAG aTCCAAGACATCAGCGTGGAAACAGAAGACAACAAGGAGAAGAAGTCGGCCAAGGATGCCCTACTGCTGTGGTGCCAGATGAAGACTGCGGG GTATCCCAATGTGAACGTGCACAACTTCACCACCAGCTGGAGGGACGGGCTGGCCTTCAACGCCATCGTGCACAAGCACCG GCCGGATCTGCTGGATTTTGAGTCGCTGAGGAAGTGCAATGCACACTACAACCTGCAAAATGCGTTCAATCTGGCCGAGAAGGAGCTGGGGCTCACAAAGCTGCTGGATCCCGAAG ATGTGAATGTGGACCAACCAGACGAGAAATCAATCATCACTTACGTGGCTACTTACTATCACTACTTCTCCAAGATGAAGGCCCTGGCTGTGGAAGGCAAAAGGATTGGCAAg GTATTGGACCATGCCATGGAGGCCGAGCGCCTGGTGGAGAAGTATGAGTCCCTGGCCTCAGAGCTGCTGCAGTGGATTGAGCAAACAATTGTCACCCTCAATGACCGGCAGCTGGCCAACTCCCTGAGTGGGGTCCAGAACCAGCTGCAGTCCTTCAATTCCTACCGCACCGTGGAGAAGCCACCGAA GTTCACTGAGAAGGGGAACTTGGAAGTTCTGCTCTTCACCATCCAGAGCAAGCTGCGGGCCAACAATCAGAAGGTCTACACGCCCCGCGAGGGCCGGCTCATCTCTGACATCAACAAG GCTTGGGAGCGGCTGGAGAAAGCGGAGCACGAGCGCGAGCTGGCCCTGCGCACCGAGCTCATCCGCCAGGAGAAGCTGGAGCAGTTGGCCGCCCGCTTCGACCGCAAAGCCGCCATGCGGGAGACCTGGCTTGGCGAGAACCAGCGCCTCGTGTCCCAG GACAACTTCGGGCTGGAGCTGGCGGCCGTCGAGGCGGCCGTGCGGAAGCACGAGGCCATCGAGACGGACATCGTGGCCTACAGCGGCCGGGTGCAGGCCGTGGATGCCGTGGCCGCCGAGCTGGCGGCTGAGCGCTACCATGACATCAAGCGCATCGCGGCGCGGCAGCACAACGTGGCGCGCCTCTGGGACTTCCTGCGGCAGATGGTGGCCGCCCGGCGGGAGCGGCTCCTCCTCAACCTGGAGCTGCAGAAGGTGTTTCAGGACCTGCTCTACCTCATGGACTGGATGGAAGAGATGAAG GGCCGGCTGCAGTCTCACGACCTGGGCAAGCATCTGGCCGGAGTGGAGGACCTGCTGCAGCTGCACGAGCTGGTGGAAGCGGACATCGCCGTGCAGGCTGAGAGGGTGCGGGCCGTCAGCGCCTCTGCACTGCGCTTCTGTGACCCAGGCAAAG AGTACAAACCATGCGAcccccagctggtgtcagagcgGGTGGCCTCCCTGGAGCAGAGCTACGAGGCGCTGTGCGAGTTAGCAGCGGCCCGGCGGGCCCGGCTGGAGGAGTCCCGGCGCCTGTGGCGTTTCCTCTGGGAGGTGGGTGAGGCCGAGGCCTGGGTTCGGGAGCAGCAACACCTACTGGCCTCCGCAGAAACTGGCCGGGACCTGACTGGCGTCCTCCGCCTGCTCAACAAACACACGGCCCTGCGGGGCGAGATGAGTGGCCGGCGGGGGCCCTTGAAGCTGACGCTGGAACAGGGCCAGCAGTTAGTCGCGGAGGGCCATCCCGGGGCCAGCCAGGCCGCCGCCCGCATGGCCGAGCTGCAGGCCCAGTGGGAGCGGCTGGAGGCCCTGGCAGAGGAGCGTGCCCAGCGGCTTGCCCAGGCCGCCAGCCTCTATCAGTTCCAGGCCGACGCAAACGACATGGAGGCCTGGCTGGTGGACGCGCTGCGCCTGGTGTCCAGCCCCGAACTGGGGCACGACGAGTTCTCCACGCAGGCCCTGGCCCGGCAGCATCGGGCCCTGGAGGAGGAGATCCGGAGCCACCGGCCAGCCCTGGATGCCCTGAGGGAACAGGCCGCCGCCCTGCCCCCTGCGCTGAGCTGCACACCAGACGTGCAGGGCCGGGTGCCGAGCCTGGAACGGCACTACGAGGAGCTGCAGGCCCGGGCAGGCGAGCGCGCGCGGGCCCTGGAAGCAGCCCTGGCGCTCTACACCATGCTCAGCGAGGCCGGGGCCTGCGGCCTGTgggtggaggagaaggagcagtGGCTCAACGGGCTGGCCCTGCCTGAGCGCCTGGAGGACCTGGAGGTGGTGCAGCAGAG GTTCGAGACCTTGGAGCCCGAGATGAACGCCCTCGCAGCCCGGATCACTGCCGTGAACGACATTGCGGAACAGTTGCTGAAGGCCAACCCCCCGGGCAAGGACAGCATTGTCAATACCCAGAAGCAGCTCAACCACag gtGGCAGCAGTTTCGGACCCTGGCCGATGGCAAGAAGGCAGCTCTGACGTCAGCCCTGAGCATCCAGAACTACCACTTAGAATGCACAGAGACCCAGGCCTGGATGAGAGAGAAGACCAAGGTCATCGAGTCCACCCAGGGCCTGGGCAATGACCTGGCCGGGGTGCTGGCACTGCAGCGGAAGCTGGCCGGCACCGAGCGGGACCTGGAGGCCATTGCCGCCCGGGTGGGCGAACTGACTCGAGAGGCCAATGCCCTGGCCGCTGGCCACCCCGCCCAAGCCCCTGCCATCCATGCCCGGCTTGGAGAGGTCCAAGCTGGCTGGGAAGACCTGCGGGCCACCATGCGACGCCGGGAGGAGTCACTGGGTGAGGCGCGGAGGCTGCAGGACTTCCTGCGCAGCTTAGATGACTTCCAGGCATGGCTCGGTCGCACGCAGACCTCTGTGGCCTCTGAAGAAGGGCCAGCCACCCTGCCCGAGGCGGAGGCCCTCCTGGCCCAACACGCAGCCCTGCGGGGAGAGGTGGAGCGGGCCCGCGGGGAGTACAGCCGGCTCCGGGCCCTGGGTGAGGAGGTGACCCGTGACCAGGCTGATCCTCAGTGCCTCTTCCTGCGGCAGCGACTGGAAGCCCTGGGCACCGGCTGGGAGGAGCTGGGCCGCATGTGGGAGAGCCGGCAAGGCCGCCTGGCCCAGGCCCATGGCTTCCAAGGCTTCCTGCGGGATGCGCGCCAGGCCGAGGGCGTGCTCAGCAGCCAG GAATACGTTTTGTCCCACACGGAGATGCCGGGGACTCTCCAAGCTGCGGATGCCGCCATAAAAAAACTGGAAGATTTCATGAGCACCATGGATGCCAACGGAGAGCGGATCCGCGGGCTGCTGGAGGCTGGGCGCCAGCTGGTGTCTGGGGGCAACATCCACGCCGAGAAGATCCAGGAGAAGGCCGACTCCATCGAGAGGAG ACACAAGAAGAATCAAGAAGCGGTGCAGCAGCTTTTGGGCCGTCTTCGGGACAACCGAGGGCAGCAGCATTTCCTACAGGACTGTCACGAG CTGAAGCTCTGGATTGACGAGAAGATGCTGACAGCCCAGGACGTGTCCTATGATGAGGCCCGCAACCTGCACACCAAGTGGCAGAAGCACCAGGCGTTCATGGCCGAGCTGGCCGCCAACAAAGACTGGTTGGACAAAGTGGATAAG GAAGGGCGGGAACTGACCCTCGAGAAGCCAGAGCTGAAAGCTTTGGTGTCCGAGAAGCTGGAGGACCTGCACAGGCGCTGGGACAGGCTGGAGAGCACCACCCAGGCCAAGGCCCGCAGCCTCTTCGATGCCAACCGAGCCGAGCTGTTTGCCCAGAGCTGCTCTGCCCTGGAGAGCTGGCTGGAGAGCCTGCAGGCCCAGCTGCACTCGGACGACTACGGCAAGGACCTCACCAGCGTCAACATTCTGCTCAAGAAGCAGCAG ATGCTGGAACGGGAGATGGCTGTGCGAGAGAAGGAGGTGGAGGCCATCCAGGCCCAGGCGACAGCGCTGGCCCAGGAGGACCAGGGTGCGGGGGAGGTGGAGCGGACCTCGAGGGCCGTGGAGGAGAAGTTCCGGGCCCTGTCCCGGCCCATGGCAGAGCGCTGCCGGCGCCTGCAGGCCTCTCGAGAGCAGCACCAGTTCCACCGGGACGTGGAGGACGAGATC TTGTGGGTGACAGAGCGGCTGCCCATGGCTAGCTCCATGGAGCACGGCAAGGACCTGCCCAGTGTCCAGCTTCTCATGAAGAAAAACCAG ACCCTGCAGAAGGAGATCCAGGGCCACGAGCCGCGGATCGCGGACCTCACGGAGCGGCAGCGTGCTCTGGGCGCGGCGGCGGCAGGCCCCGAGCTGGCTGAGCTGCAGGAAATGTGGAAACGCCTGAGCTGCGAGCTGGAGCTTCGAGGAAAGCGACTGGAGGAGGCCCTGCGGGCCCAGCAGTTCTACCGCGATGCCGCCGAGGCGGAGGCCTGGATGGGTGAGCAGGAGCTACACATGATGGGCCAAGAGAAAGCCAAG GACGAGCTCAGCGCCCAGGCGGAGGTGAAGAAGCATCAGGGGCTGGAGCAGGCCCTGGCCGGCTACGCTCAGACCATCCACCAGCTGGCAGCCAGCAGCCAAGACATGATTGACCACAACCACCCAGAGAG CACGCGGCTCTCGATCCGCCAAGCCCAGGTGGACAAGCTGTATGCCGGCCTCAAGGAGCTGGCCGGAGAGCGGCGGGAGCGCCTGCAGGAGCATCTGCGCCTTTGCCAGCTCCGCCGCGAGCTGGACGACCTGGAGCAGTGGATCCAGGAGCGCGAGGTGGTGGCAGCCTCCCACGAGCTGGGCCAGGACTACGAGCACGTGACT ATGCTCCGGGACAAATTCCGAGAATTTTCCCGGGACACGAGTACCATCGGTCAGGAGCGCGTGGACGGCGCCAACGCACTGGCCAACGGGCTCATCGCCGGGGGCCACGCCGCCCGGGCCACCGTGGCCGAGTGGAAAGACAGTCTCAACGAGGCCTGGGCTGACCTGCTCGAGCTGCTGGACACGCGGGGTCAGGTGCTGGCCGCGGCCCACGAGCTGCAGCGCTTCCTGCACGGGGCCCGCCAGGCCCTGGCGCGGGCGCAGCACAAGCAGCAGCAGCTTCCCGACGGGACCGGCCGCGACCTCAACGCGGCCGAGGCCCTGCAGCGCCGGCACTGCGCCTTCGAGCACGACATCCAGGCCCTCAGCGCCCAG GTCCAGCAGGTGCAGGATGATGGCCACCGGCTCCAGAAGGCCTATGCCGGAGACAAGGCTGAGGAGATCGGCCGTCACATGCAGGCTGTGGCCGAGGCCTGGACCCAGCTTCAGGGAAGCTCTGCTGCCCGCCGTCAGCTGCTGCTGGACACCACGGATAAGTTCCGCTTCTTCAAGGCTGTCCGGGAGCTGATGCTGTGGATGGATGGGGTGAACCTGCAGATGGACGCCCAGGAACGGCCCCG GGACGTGTCCTCTGCAGACCTGGTCATCAAGAACCATCAGGGCATCAAGGCAGAGATAGACGCCAGGGCCGACCGCTTCTCCTCGTGCATCGACATGGGCCAGGGCCTGCTTGCCAGGAGCCACTATGCAgctgaggag atCTCGGAGAAGCTGTCTCAGCTGCAGGCACGGCGCCAGGAGACAGCGGACAAGTGGCAGGAGAAGATGGACTGGCTCCAGCTTG tGTTGGAAGTGCTCGTATTTGGGCGAGACGCGGGTATGGCGGAGGCCTGGCTGTGCAGCCAGGAGCCGTTGGTGCGAAGCGCTGAGCTGGGTCGCACAGTCGACGAAGTTGAGAGCCTCATCAAGCGGCACGAGGCCTTCCAGAAGTCCGCGGTGGCCTGGGAGGAGCGTTTCAGCGCGCTGGAGAAGCTCACCGCG ctggaggagcaggagaaggagaggaaaaggaagagggaggaggaggaacgGAGGAGACAGCCCCCTGCTCCGGAGCCCACAGCCAGTCAGCCTGAAGGGGACCTGGTGGACGGCCAGACGGCTCCTGATGCTGCCTGGGACAG AACCCACCCCCGGCTACCGGCGTCCACACAGCAGGCCAGCGTTAACGGAGTCTGCGCAGATGCAGAGTCCCCACAG CCCCTGTTGGAACAACAGAGACTTGAGCACGGCAGCTTTGCAGAAGGACCT GGGTCCGGCACCGGGGATGAGGCCAATGGGCCccggggagagaagcaggcccggACGCGGGGCCCAGCCCCTCCTATGATGCCCCAGAGCAGGTCATCCGAGTCAGCCCGGGTTGCCACTCTGCCCCCTCGAGGCCCCGAGCTCTGTGCCCAGGAACAGATGGAGGGGATGCTGTGTCGCAAACAGGAGATGGAAGCCTTCGGCAAGAAGGCTGCCAACAG GTCGTGGCAAAACGTGTACTGCGTCCTGCGGCGTGGGAGTCTCGGCTTTTATAAGGACGCCAAGGCAGCCAGCACGGGAGTGCCATACCACGGAGAAGTGCCTGTCAGCCtggccagggcccagggcagcgTCGCCTTTGATTATCGAAAACGCAAACACGTCTTCAAGCTGGG CTTACAGGATGGGAAGGAGTATTTATTCCAGGCCAAGGATGAG GCGGAGATGAGCTCCTGGCTGCGGGTGGTGAGCGCCGCCATTGCCACGGCGTCCTCCGCCTCCGGAGAGCCCGAGGAGCCGGCGGTGCCCAGTGCTGCCCGCGGCATGACCCGGGCCATGACCATGCCCCCAGTGTCACCGGCTGGGGCCGAGGGGCCTGTCGTACTTCGCAGCAAGGATGGCcgagaacgagagagagaaaaacGCTTCAGCTTCTTCAAGAAGAGCAAgtag